A stretch of the Meles meles chromosome 19, mMelMel3.1 paternal haplotype, whole genome shotgun sequence genome encodes the following:
- the ELMO3 gene encoding engulfment and cell motility protein 3 isoform X3, which produces MAHHLYVLQALTLGLLEPRMRTPLDPYSQEQREQLQALRQAAFQSEGESLGSGLSADRRRSLCAREFRKLGFSNSNPAQDLECVPPGLLALDNMLYFSRQAPSAYSRFVLENSSREDKHECPFARSSIQLTVLLCELLRVGEPCSETAQDFSPMFFGQDQSFHELFCVSIQLLNKTWKEMRATQEDFDKVMQVVREQLARTLALKPSSLELFRTKVNALPYGEVLRLRQTERLHQEGTLAPPILELREKLKPELMGLIRQQRLLRLCEGTLFRKISSRRRQDKLWFCCLSPNHKVLQYGDMEEGASPPTLESLPEQLPVADIKALLTGKDCPHVREKGSGKQNKDLYELAFSISYDHGEAEAYLNFIAPSKQEFHLWTDGLSALLGSPMGSEQTRLDLEQLLTMETKLRLLELENVPIPEQPPPIPPPPTNFNFCYDCSIAEP; this is translated from the exons ATGGCTCACCATTTGTATGTACTGCAGGCCCTTACATTGGGGCTGCTGGAGCCACGTATGAGGACGCCACTGGACCCCTATAGCCAG GAACAGCGGGAGCAGCTGCAGGCCCTGCGTCAGGCTGCCTTCCAGTCGGAGGGGGAGTCTCTGGGCAGCGGGCTTAGTGCCGACCGTCGCCGTTCCCTGTGTGCCCGCGAGTTCCGAAAACTGGGCTTTTCT AACAGCAACCCTGCACAGGATCTAGAGTGCGTGCCCCCCGGCCTGCTGGCGCTGGACAACATGCTCTACTTCTCCAGACAGGCACCCAGCGCCTACAGCCGG TTTGTGCTGGAAAATAGCAGCCGCGAGGACAAGCACGAGTGCCCCTTTGCCCGGAGCAGCATCCAGCTCACCGTGTTGCTGTGTGAGCTGCTTCGTGTTGGGGAACCCT GCTCCGAAACAGCCCAGGACTTTTCGCCCATGTTCTTTGGCCAAGACCAGAGTTTTCATGAGCTCTTCTGTGTGAGCATCCAGCTGCTGAATAAGACCTGGAAGGAGATGCGAGCCACCCAGGAGGACTTTGACAAG GTCATGCAGGTGGTGCGGGAGCAGCTGGCCCGCACGCTGGCCCTGAAGCCCAGCTCCCTGGAGCTTTTCCGAACCAAGGTGAACGCGCTCCCCTATGGGGAGGTGCTGCGGCTGAGGCAGACAGAGCGGCTGCATCAGGAGGGCACGCTGGCCCCTCCCATACT ggagcTACGGGAGAAGCTGAAGCCAGAGCTCATGGGCCTGATCCGCCAGCAGCGTTTGCTCCGCCTCTGTGAGGGGACACTCTTCCGCAAAATCAGCAGCCGGAGGCGCCAGG ACAAGCTTTGGTTTTGCTGCCTGTCCCCCAACCACAAGGTGCTACAGTACGGGGACATGGAGGAGGGCGCCAGCCCACCCACCCTGGAGAGCCTGCCTGAGCAGC TCCCTGTGGCCGATATCAAGGCACTGCTAACAGGCAAAGACTGCCCCCACGTCCGGGAGAAGGGCTCAGGGAAGCAGAACAAG gaTCTCTATGAGTTAGCCTTCTCCATCAGCTATGACCATGGGGAGGCAGAGGCATACCTCAACTTCATCGCCCCATCCAAACAGGAG TTCCACCTGTGGACAGATGGGCTAAGTGCCCTGCTAGGCAGTCCCATGGGCAGTGAGCAGACTCGGCTGGACCTGGAGCAGCTGCTGACGATGGAGACCAAGCTGCGGTTGTTGGAGCTGGAGAATGTGCCTATTCCTGAGCagcctcctcccatccccccgccccccaccaattTCAATTTCTGCTATGACTGCAGCATCGCTGAACCTTGA